TAACCGGCCAGGATCTCGCTCAGCGTCACGAGCAGATTGTACCAGAACAAACCTGTCGCGAACCCTTGGTACAAGGCGAGTGCGATCGCCGACGGTGCAGGAAGGACGATCTCCGTTACCCCGAGCACGCGCACCATTCCCTCCCAGCCTCCGACGAAGATGACGAGGGTGAAGGGAATGAGCGCGATCTCGGGCTTTCTGCGGATCGCTCCACGCGGATCGTGCAGGAGCATCCGCAGCATCGAAAAAGACTTCACGTCGGCTTCCTCAAGGCTTTTTAAATCCCTTCGCCTGCTTGATGACCGCTTCGCGGTCAAAATTATTGATCTCGTCGGTAAACTCGTTCGTGTAGTACTTGCTTACATCGATTTTCTTTTTGAGACGGTCGATCCGAATGAGGTAATTCTGGTACCCTTCCATGTTGGCCTTCGGCAAATCGCCGAACTTGTTGGTGCCGACGGCGTTGCGGGACTGAATCCCTGCGCGCACCGCTACCACCTTGGCCTCGCGCCTCACGGCCGCATCGGTCACTCCGCCGCGCGGCGCTGTCTGGGGATAGACCTTCCAGTGGATGCGAACGGCGGCCTCGGGATTTACTTCTTGGAAGATCTGCGCCTTGGCGAGGCCGCGGGCGAGACCGATGAGCATCTTGCGGCGCGTCTTGTAGAACTTGCTAGGCACCACGAGGCTGCCCGCGATGAAGTTCTTCGCGCGGGGATCCTTGATGATTTTCGTGAATTTCAGCCCCCGGCTCTCCATGGAGGCGTAGGCCGCATCCCAGAGCGAGAGGGCATGCACCCGGCCCGATTGAAGCGCTGCGGCCGCGCGGCCGCCGACGCCGACTTCGATCAGGTCGAAATCCTGGCCTCGCTGGAAGCCCAAGGTCCCCATCAGCGCGCGCGCGTAAAGAGTGCCCTGGCTCGCAAAGCTCGAAACACCGATGGTTTTGCCCTTCAGGTCGGAGAGCCCATTCAGACCGCCTTTGGCGGGAAGGGCGATGCCGAAGATATCGCCACGGATCGAGGTGTAGTAGAAACTCACGTCGGTTCCCTTCTGCACGCCTACCATGGCGGCCGTAGGGTTGCCGTAGGCAACATCCGCCTTGCCACCCATGACGATCTGCATCGCCATCGAAGAGCCCCGCGT
This genomic window from bacterium contains:
- a CDS encoding ABC transporter substrate-binding protein gives rise to the protein MRSMRKFLFALFLGVCLLTPTAALALEKVVLVHALPRLSPSFAIASSLPEYLGYWKDEGLEVEVNTTRGSSMAMQIVMGGKADVAYGNPTAAMVGVQKGTDVSFYYTSIRGDIFGIALPAKGGLNGLSDLKGKTIGVSSFASQGTLYARALMGTLGFQRGQDFDLIEVGVGGRAAAALQSGRVHALSLWDAAYASMESRGLKFTKIIKDPRAKNFIAGSLVVPSKFYKTRRKMLIGLARGLAKAQIFQEVNPEAAVRIHWKVYPQTAPRGGVTDAAVRREAKVVAVRAGIQSRNAVGTNKFGDLPKANMEGYQNYLIRIDRLKKKIDVSKYYTNEFTDEINNFDREAVIKQAKGFKKP